A single region of the Candidatus Parcubacteria bacterium genome encodes:
- a CDS encoding MBL fold metallo-hydrolase — protein MHSIRRYGHFFIVAILIAANALIWRGVSTSAEAPLVTVAFLDIGQGDSVYIEAPNGNQLLIDGGEGGAVLSELAEVMPLGDRSLDIVIGTHPDKDHIGGLLDVVRSYDVGEFLEPGVSADTLIYRELKKAIQEKGIPVTLARRGMTLLLDEAYGVRLDILFPDRDVSDFEANDASIVARLSYASTSVMLTGDAPIKTERYLVSLDGAELPSDILKAGHHGSRTSTSAEFLAAVAPRYAIISSGKNNRYGHPHQEVMALLQTFGIETLRTDEEGTIVFLSDGFSFVRE, from the coding sequence ATGCATTCCATCAGGCGTTACGGACATTTTTTCATAGTCGCGATACTGATCGCCGCCAATGCTCTCATTTGGCGAGGGGTATCCACTTCTGCCGAAGCCCCGCTTGTTACGGTGGCTTTCCTCGACATAGGCCAGGGAGACTCCGTTTACATAGAAGCGCCGAATGGGAATCAGCTTTTGATAGATGGGGGAGAGGGAGGTGCTGTGCTTTCTGAATTGGCGGAGGTGATGCCGCTCGGGGATCGCTCTCTCGATATCGTCATCGGCACCCATCCGGACAAGGATCATATCGGAGGGCTCTTGGATGTGGTCCGCTCCTACGACGTCGGAGAGTTCCTTGAGCCAGGAGTTTCTGCGGATACGCTCATCTACAGGGAGCTGAAGAAGGCGATACAAGAGAAGGGTATTCCGGTGACACTGGCTCGGCGGGGCATGACGCTCCTGCTTGATGAAGCATACGGCGTACGGCTGGATATTCTTTTCCCTGACAGGGATGTTTCTGATTTTGAGGCGAACGATGCTTCTATCGTCGCGCGTCTCTCCTATGCCAGCACCTCAGTGATGCTTACGGGGGATGCGCCGATCAAGACGGAGCGTTACCTCGTCTCGCTCGACGGAGCGGAACTCCCGAGCGATATCTTGAAAGCAGGGCACCACGGCTCGCGTACCTCGACGAGCGCGGAATTCCTGGCAGCGGTCGCTCCTCGGTATGCGATCATCTCGAGCGGTAAGAACAATAGGTATGGCCATCCGCATCAGGAAGTGATGGCTCTGCTACAGACTTTTGGCATTGAAACGCTGCGTACGGATGAAGAGGGGACGATCGTCTTCTTGTCTGATGGTTTTTCCTTCGTGCGCGAATAG
- a CDS encoding Fe-Mn family superoxide dismutase, whose product MYQAKTFNLPALDGISPKQIEVHLKLYAGYVTFLNKLEETLAELMKDSEKNAYALGEVQRRRGFEFDGMRMHEYYFSQLEGGASPLEGSLADALAAQYGSLDTFLATFKATALMRGIGWSILYYDTDASRFHIAWVSDHELGQLAGLPILLALDMWEHAFMVDYVPAEKKNYVEAFFKNLNWNAVQARYASLQA is encoded by the coding sequence ATGTACCAAGCCAAAACCTTCAATCTCCCTGCGCTCGATGGCATCTCCCCTAAGCAGATAGAAGTGCACCTCAAGCTCTACGCAGGCTACGTGACCTTCCTCAACAAGCTCGAGGAGACGCTCGCCGAGCTCATGAAAGACTCCGAGAAGAACGCCTACGCTCTCGGCGAAGTACAGCGCCGCCGCGGCTTCGAGTTCGATGGGATGCGCATGCACGAATACTACTTCTCACAGCTCGAGGGAGGAGCTTCCCCTCTAGAGGGCTCGCTCGCGGACGCGCTCGCGGCACAATACGGAAGCCTAGATACCTTCCTCGCTACTTTCAAAGCGACCGCGCTCATGCGCGGCATCGGCTGGAGCATCCTGTATTACGACACTGATGCTTCCCGCTTCCACATCGCTTGGGTATCAGACCATGAGCTAGGCCAGCTCGCAGGGCTCCCCATCCTGCTCGCGCTCGACATGTGGGAGCACGCCTTCATGGTGGACTATGTCCCCGCGGAGAAGAAGAATTACGTGGAAGCCTTCTTCAAGAATCTCAACTGGAACGCAGTGCAAGCTCGCTACGCGTCTCTTCAGGCATAG